From the Medicago truncatula cultivar Jemalong A17 unplaced genomic scaffold, MtrunA17r5.0-ANR MtrunA17Chr0c01, whole genome shotgun sequence genome, the window gcaactccctgtggacacgatcctattatacttacgtgtaaatagttttGTGAGAGGTAAAAATCCTTTATCAGGAGGTGAAGATGACTTCTATTGTGTGATTAAACACATTTTTGAATTGACTTACGCATATGTTGAACAAGACAACAaagttgtgttattttattGTGAGTGGTTTTTTCCCGAGGAATGGGACAAAAATTGATCCAAAGTACAAAACCGTTGACATAAGAATGGACAAAAGATATAATGCATTTGACCCGTTCATCTTGGCAAGCAAAGTTACTCAAGTGTATTATGTCCCATATCCTTCTCATCACCGGCATATACAGGGATGGTGTGCTGCTATCAAGACAAAACCACGGGGTCAAATTGAAACAGATgacataatttcaaatattgaaGTAGCTTACCAAGACAATGAAATGACACATGTTCCAGAGGTGATTGAATTCGACCCAATTACAAATTTGGTCGACAGAGAAGTTAATGTTCAGGAAATTGACGCTCACATGTTGTTTAATGACACTGAAGAGTCAAGCAGCTCTGAAGACAATTTGGAAGAAGCAAATAACCCTGAAGACTATTTAATGTAATgtaactattttatcattttaagtgTTTAATGTTTAATgaaactattttatcattttaagttttttaatgaTACATATTataactattttatcatttaacgaaactatttataattagtaataaaaaacaaaaaagaaaataagaaaattatttataattttttattggggaaatagtcactttggtccctgaatGACTGACGAGTAGTCACAATAGTCCTTGGTTGTTCACttttttagtcaaaatagtctttgataTTAAAATATTTCGTTAATATTGTCATGTTAGTTCTTCAATAGACTTAGttattgtcatattagtccttATACgtacttacttattgtcattTTAGTCTTTATATCAAAATAGTTATTGTGAGTATTAAGGCATTATTTAAGCTTTATGGACTATTATGACTAACAAAGTGGACAATCAAGAATTATTTTGGAATTTTGATACGTCGAAGGACTATTGTGACTACTTGCTATACACtcaaggactaaagtgactgttatccatttttattataataaaaaaaggaaaaaaaattagaaaacaaaGAGCAATTTTGGCCAGGAACTCTCCCGCTGAAATGAAGAAACCAATTATTTTAATcagtttataataaataaaaaaacaaaaataaaataagaaaggtTAAAATAAGAGGATACTAGAAGTCACGCATTTGGGGTTTACACACAAACTCAGGAAGAAAAACACAGAAGAAGAGGAAAACTAGAAAGACATGCATATGGGTTTTTCAATCCTTTACTGTTCAAAGGATCGAAAGGGTTAATCGTTCATCTCATTTTGGTAATTTCGTTCAAAGCCTTTGCTCGTTCTCTCGTTCTCGTTCTCGTTCTGAAGAAAAGTCTTTGCTGAGTCAATCGGTGAGTTCAATCTTGCTCAATCATTTGGTTTACTGATACATATTATGTACTTATTATTTAGGGTTAAAGTCATTTTTGGTAATGGGTTAACATTTTCACTTATTAATATTTggggattttatttttattttgttttattgtaatgaATCTGGTTATACGTACCATAAATGAATCTCAAGCAAAGCCTTTATCTCAAtcctttgttttattgtaatgaATCTCAAGCAAAGCCATTGTTTTAATTGGGGATTTGCTAAATGAGTTTTATGCTATGTCCACTAATTGTTTGAGATTAATAGGACTAATATGCTTCTAGATGTTTAGAACTTAGCAACTGAGatgttcatgaaaataattattattctttacCCAAAAAACTTGGTAAGTTCAATGCTAAATgagattaataattaatttgttaaatgAGTTTTATGCTATGTCCACTGTTTGTTTGAGATTAATGACATAAATTGCtataaaatttatcattaaaataggATTAAATTGTTGAATGAGTCACTTTATTGTTGAATGAGTCActgttttatcttatttatgtttctgattttttttttgtttgttcctATCCTCTTGCACACGTTTAGGATGTGCTGTTAGTGTGTTACTTAGTTCCTATTTTGTAGCCAGTTAGTTGTAGTGCTAAGTCTATAAACTTGGCCTTTTTCAGTTTTCATTGAATAAGAGAAACACTCATTTTTCCCTTCTAAAACAGTTTCTGTGTTTAACACAAATTGGTGTTGGAAGGATGAAACTGGCAGCGTTATTAATAATACTAATCATTGAAGGACTATTTTGATATCACTGTTAAGTGGAGAAGAAATTTGAGGCATGTATATTTTTGGAGAACCAAATTAAGTGTCTTGTTTCTTTAATGTAGGAATTTATATAGATTTTAGCCAGTATctgtttttcatttcttttggcAGGGGAGGTAGTTGTTGATAGAATTGATATTTTACCTATTGGATGAGTGATTAATGTTAAAATcatgtttgttgaaatgtgttgtgtaacaccccgttttctcaacataaaaatttcatttaaataatcagagtaatcatcacaaacggaatgtcacacttcttttcttaaaatcataaacggaataattaactaattatctttcaaaattcaataacataatatttaatacttcgcagcggaatttattcaaacatctaaaaatagtctttggcacgaaggttTGTTCCcaatcctgttacgtatcagagcacctaaagacacacgtgagagataatccactcatgacagcaatctaacagcaacttaaactcgatcacctgcaagttactcatacgaagagcaacatttccaagcagaaggggtgagatttcacaaacaataatattaagcatataattcatcaaatgcatttaataacttaaacttcatctattggtaataataattcttaatgtaatacttcttaataactcaaccaacttctaatcattattaacttcatattcatcacattataaacatcatcatatagcacataataaccaaatcataaccaacatagatcatcacttCATAAATAACATCTTTtaacacacaacataatcatcatctcacaataacataaacaacacaatataatcatcatctcataataacttaaacaatacaacataatcatcacttaataataataattatatacaacacaacataatcatcacttaataataataatcatatacaacacaacataatcatcacttaataataataatcatatacaacacaacataatcatcatctcataataacataaacaacaacaaaatcatcatcttataataacataagcaacaacatattcatcatcttataataatataaacaacaacataatcatcatctcataatgatataaacaacaacataatcatctcctcataataacataaacaacacaacatataacatcataattcatcatatcataaacattttctcataataatataaacaacacaacataatcatctcctCATAATCagataaacaacacaacataatcagaGGTGAGAAATCCTgccataataaaataatagggAAAAGCATgcacattaaataaatatcaaaagaataTAGTCTCCACTATCTCATCAGTCTCAACAGTTACTATGAATAATCTCTTCATTTTACAAGTCACAGCAGCACATCATATTCACACTCAAACACCCAatacaacatcatcatatatatgcatatagaCTCTCCTAATGACATATATGATTGTGGTACCACACCTATCGCCATAATTTTCCAGAGGTATGTTACTGGACTTTCATCGTCATAATTTGCCAGAGATATGTTACTGGACTTTCATCGTCATTTCGTCATCATGATtcctagacacgactctatatgcatgcaTGAGACAGACTCTTCAAGTATTAAAAGAtcataacatcatcaacaaatcaGAATCATAAATTCGGACTCTGCCTATTATGCACGACATTAAGACAgacacatcatcatcataagtCAATATcgtcattctcatcatcaatgtaTATTAGACACCATCATTCAAgtcatcatcataattatacGTCGTCATTCTCatagtctatatatatatatatatatatatatatatatatatatatttatatatttacacaccaccctcatcatcatcatagataAACATCATTACTCTCATCATCATACTGATATGGTTATCGTCATCCTCATCATCACTAACATATAAACATTATCATTTCTCATcgtatttatttaattacatatatataatatcttcGTCATCACTCTTCGTCACATTATGGATTCCTCATTATTCATCTCTATCAACCGTTTATATCACCATTGTATCTCTTCCCTAATCCAACCCTTACGCGTAAATCAATTCTACGTCAACTtccctatattttattttagtattcaTTTTACAAACATACATTATTCTCTCATCTATTCTAGACTCTATAAACTTTATTCCTAATATCATACCCTATTCCTCATTCTTGGTCTCAAGTTGTTTTCTTATTCGCTATCATTACATGCAAAGTCTCCGCTCTATATATCTAGGTTTTTCCTCACAATTGTTAGTAACTCTTTCCTACTTATTCTGCTCAATAAAACGactttatattttattacttgTTCTCACGTTCGTCGTCATCTATACATCGTCTGTCCCCTAATCttaacttcattttaattttaatgttattaTCTAACCTAATACTTCATTATAATTCGAGGTTCCATTCTCTTGATACCGGTCGTTATTATATTCGTCACTCATTACAACTACTAGCTCTTATCCTCTTTCCTATGCATCTTGCTCCCTGCTAATCGATCCACTTCTTATTCATCGTTATCATCATTCCTGTTATGTTTTCAGTCCTTAATATACAACTCCTTACCTTCTCTTACATTTCGTCTTAACGATCTTCTCATCGTTTACAATCAtattctttattcatttttttacacCTTAAATGTTACTATCTAACACTCATCTCAAGTTCTTTAACTACTTTGGTTCATTCGCTCTTttacaacataacaatattaatgaaaagcaccaacaacttaaacatcatacattttccacataaggcatataaatatttcacataaccaacaacagcaacatagacaTCACGTAAACATCTtgagatataacaacatcaaatgataatcaacatcaacttaaacatcttatataattcacataatgcatatacaaatatattacattactatcaacattaaatcatattataacagCTTCACATATCATCAGTAATGTTatattcaacctccattcctaccccaaggatcaactcacaacatgagttaaatactcttaaacaccttaattgaattCATAGTAGTTAtagttttgagggttggaattattccataagttttggattaacttagaaaaggTCATACTGAATTTTcctaagatttcactaagacctccttggactATTTTCACCAtatctcaaaaattaaaaatcattttcaagtcaaaccaaagccactggaaagctaactcaattatctacaactttcatgtttacaacgaaagcaaattcaaaacagaaaagggtGAAAATTACGAATATTTTCCAGATTTGCCTGCCAGAAAATCGGGGGCCGATTTTCGTCGAACCAAAGCTAGAAAATCAGCTcagaaatcggtggccgattttggaAACTCGGTGGCTGATTTTGAGCTTCATAGCAGTTCAAAAATCAGTTTAACAATGCGTTTTTCACTTAAGAATCACTCTTAATTCACTAGACTCAAACACAAACTCTCAAATTTgttaggaaacttaacctataattattctacaacctgaacatcaattcttaacacaattaccatggtttctacacttttctaatcaaactcaacaatggaaaacctaattcccaattctcaaaCTAAACCtccaacatgttaaatctaattatcagaatcataggcttaagaagattgaatgttagtcccacccttaccttaattctgACGAACGAAGCTCTACGATCTCTCCGGTTcttcacttggctcttctccctttttctcccccAAAGGCTTGTTTTCACGTGAAATGTTTTTCTGACCtatgtttctcctatttatttcctcaaccctctttatcttatttccacttattccactaaactcttctacaTTCCAAAACAGTccctcatctcaatattattttatcttcaaatcttatcctattaaatattaaaataaaataacatcacTTAATAAATAaccacacaccacataatcattttaatcatataaatcatataaatatactctaaatctattaaaacaatcaaataaatcaaataattcaaagagggcgttacatgtTGGAATTCTTAAATTAGAGTAATGATGCTTTTGAATTCATGAGAAAATGATTGATGACTTGAAAATATTTTAGTCCATAATTGATACTATAAACTCCTTCATTGTACTATGACAGCTATGTCTAGGAAAGAAGATAAGGGCAAGAAGGTTGCTTCATCAGagcctattaaaaaaaatcaaagtataCAATTGCAGAGGAAGTTGAGCCAATTTGGGCAAGAAGGTCACAGAGCATTGTTATTCGTGAGCCTAGTAATGATGGTCGACCTCCACACAGATCTCCTTCGCCGACATATCCACCTCCACACACTGCTCATTCCACGGCATGTCCACCTGCCCATCGTGATACTACTCCATCTCCTACTATACCTGGAGTTTCTCCTAGTATACCTGGAGTTTCTTTCACTTGAGTTACTATGTCTGGTGTTAATCCTCCACTCTATACACACTCACCAAGACATACTACCACTCCAATCTCTGCAAGGTCTCCTGCTCCATCTCCTAGTATACATGGAGTTACCATGTCAGGTGTTAATCCTCCACTCTACACACACTCACTAAGACATACTACCACCCCCATCTCTGCAAGGCCTCCTACTCCATCTCCTAGTATAAATGGAGTTTCATTCCCTAGAGGCACTGTGTCTAGTGTTACTCCTCCACTACATACACACTCACCAGAATATAATAATACTCATTTCTCTGCAAGACCTCCTACATTATCATCAGATCTTTTACCAGATGTCCGTTTTTTAGAATTGCTTGGTATTAATGGAGGATTTATGCCAGTACCCGAGGTgcaacaagaacaagaacaagagcAAGAGCAAGAGCAACAACAAGATTGTGAGCAAGAACATCAAAGCCAACAACAAGAAAGGGAAGCGGCACAACAAAGACGAGTGAGACGTCGCTACTATGAAGTGGTACCAAAGTACAAAACTCATTATATACTTGAAATTAAGGGTGACTCGTAagtattttaacaaattaatttgCTACTTACTTTcatttcatacttttttttttttaagtcataTATTAATTATCCATTTAAATATTCAAGTTGGAGCCATCGAAAATCTCTGCAAAATACATAAGGGAGGCAATCCAAGCAGTGTATAAAAAGCCGTGGCCCGTGTATAAGGATCTTAAGAAAGAAATTGGGGATAAAGTTTTTAAAGAGTTTAAggtaaaaagaaatatttaaatcttttattttctatggggttgattttaaaaaaatgaaattcttaataactaaatctttaatcattatattttatttatatatggttgatttatttttttgcagagaCACTGTGTGTGGGATCCtcaatatgaatatgatgttgagCGCATTTTTCATCGTTTAGCAAGTTCATGTCTGTCAGATATGCTATATGATGAACGGAAGAATATTGCTGAAGACCGTTCTTATCGCCCTCATTGGTTGGCCGAAGACCATTGGCGTGCCTTGCTGTCCTATTGGGCTACAAATGACAGATATAAAAAGCACTCCACGATTAATAAAAGGAATAGAGCAAGTTCAAGACAAGCTCGCCACACACAAGGTTCTGTTACTAGTGCAACCCACGCGAGACATatggtaaaaatatattaactttgtACATGTTTTTATAcgtatatatttaattattcaattattcaggttatgtaattaattaactttttgtGATAAATTAGGCAAAAGATCTTGGAAGAGATCCCTATGTAGACGAGCTTCATCGAGAAAACCATATTATACATGGTACAGATGTCTACGTTGATGATCGCTCCTATAATACACAGGTGAATTTATACTTTGATACTATATGTAATACATTAAATTCTGCAATGTTTGTTACTATATGCAAACATGGCAAGTTTCTTTTGCACTGCATCACATTGTGGGTACTGCCACAAACATCTTAATTCCAAATAACCTATATATGTCGCTGTTAGTGACTCTGTCGTTATTGGTGCAGTTTTCTTCATAGTCGTTACTGTAACAGATGTCGTTGTCGTCATTAACGTCGACTGTCACTACCTACTTTTAATGATACTACTTTGCTGGATTTTCTTTTTAAGCTTTGTGTTGAATATTTAAGCTCTGCAGAGCATCAAATTATCATtgtgttgaattttttatttaatttagtcTCATTTCTTTTGATTAAAAAGGATATGttctcttgacaaaaaaaaagggagATAATATAAATAGGAAGCAATTTTGCCATTCTCTGTATCTGTCATCAATATGGCGTTATTTTCTGATTTGGAATTCTAGTACTGTTGTGTATTGTGGCTGTTCTGGTTTTGAGTGTTTGTGCTGTTTGGTTTTGCAGTTAAGAGTTATTAAGCAATTTCCGTTTATTATTTATGTATACAGGTAGCTTTTCGGGAGGAGGTACGACTATTCTTGGAAGAGTCGTGAGAATATTCGACCTATGAAGAATTGCCTAATGCGATCAAGCTGGAACTTTGGAGGAAGGTATCAGGACCCGGGACAAAGCATAAGTGGTATGGTCTTGGTCGGTATGCTTCCCTCATGGAGCATGGATCTGTAATCAATGAGCCTTCCTTTGGAGAAGGGTCTTCAAGTAACCCGGAAACGTTGCCTCCTCATGTGATTGCCCAGATAGAACATTTGACACAGGAGTTGCAGGCTCGTAAGCTAATGGAGCAAGAGTTGCGGGACAAGATGGAACGGGACGCTGAGCAATATAGAGCATTTCAAGAAAGCGTTGATCGACGGTTTGAGGAATTGATCGCAAGCACATCAAGGCGAGTTGGTGTTGAAGAAAATGGTTCAGATGAGTCATACAATCCCAACATTGAAGAGGATGAAAGTGATGACACCAATTAAATATGATGCTTCAGATAGTTTTAGGCTAGTTTTGTGGACTATGTGAATGTTGCAGTTTGATATTGCAGCAGCTATGTTCTTCTGTTTTGGCTGTTGTTGATGCTGCAGTGGCAGTTATTAGGTTCTGTTTTGGCTGGTGGCCCTTTGTGTTCGATTTTGATGCAGGGATATGCTATTGTGGCCCTTTGTGTATATTCCTcgtgtaacagcccaatttttagctagatttattttaattacttttaattgtgtttgtgtgtgattaattgtgcttgtgtgtatttaattgtcgtcgggtgcatttacgtggattaccgtattagaagagtattttagtcatttgacgggtaagggtaaaatggtaattttggtgagaatcattttaatatttaatgagaacccttattttaccaagttactagtgtaatgattagtttttatcgttagtgaccgttcgttatattttaccgttgttagtaattaccgttgagtggatagaaactttttggaattatgttaggatgagttaggcccattagaatttggaattgagcccattaagggagataacattagggttgtcatgggaaaatatctttcattcacttcacaaaacactttcctagagagagagggagatagagagagaaagaggtgaagagaagaacaagagtgttgaagggaaagcttggggaatcaatttgggtgacctaggagctgaattgaagcaagggttagagataatcaacttcaaaggtaagggggttagttattatcataatcatgtacaatctttgcattttctcatgtcgtatgaaaatgggttggtgaacaattgttgttaaattcgtgctcttgctgtgatgctattttcttgtgcttgaattgatgattatggtatgtttatgggtgaaattacatgtttcaaagtatgtataaatgttaagttatgaaattatgcttaattgatgaaatttgatatgctttgattgaaaagagatgtgattcatattccattaatgtggttattgttaactgatgctattgtaagtgaattatgatttgggtatacttaattgtggattgatgatgagaaataaattgttgttgatggttttgtgaaattagtgaagttgagttaagtgttcatgtgaaggaccaaaatgaactttttgatatatatatggttgttgactgaaattttgttatttttggatgaattgaacctatgagaatttctgttttcatgttgtggttatgttagttgagtcgtttgggagaaaacgggtttttcgtgtgaaatgtcgatgtttaagcgttttcgccaataagtgattatgtgaggttttggaaaatgacttttgggatggttgaaacatgaaattttttatagattatgttagagtcaagtgtcaggatcgtgtaggtgaaaacggcatcaaaatccgattaacggtttgcattttacgcgcgaaatagtgaaaaacgcactttttggaaaagctgtaagcgaacacttcagaagcacacttcagaagcatacttcagaagcatacttcagaagcaaacttcagaagcaaacttcagaagcacacttcagaagcacacttcagaagcatacttcagaagcacacttcagaagcaggccagttccagcatctcctgtttcgcgttcttgcgtctttttcagctatttctgtttcgaattggccttttttgtaaacatgaaagttttagataattttgttagctttctaatggcgttggtttcaggtccaaatgatttttagaactcgagttatgatcaaattactacacatgggtcatgtgaatttttgtgaaaacttagcataactttttctataagtcgtgaaacttttccaaacttgatattgggcttaatgaagtatttagagggaataattgagtatgtaaatgTGTAATtggatgtgataatgatcatgagatatattttgctatcttacttggaatatgagaatgcttgaattggtgaaactatatgatatagttgatgttgagtgacattgttgattattgctaatatgttgatgtgtgatgatgaatactatgatttatttgtgtgggcatgttttcttgataatgcaatgttgtggagataatcaatataattgggtgttgtcctatata encodes:
- the LOC120577822 gene encoding uncharacterized protein, whose protein sequence is MLYDERKNIAEDRSYRPHWLAEDHWRALLSYWATNDRYKKHSTINKRNRASSRQARHTQGSVTSATHARHMAKDLGRDPYVDELHRENHIIHGTDVYVDDRSYNTQVAFREEVRLFLEES